GTTGGGAGTCCCTAGTAAGGCAATGTCCTATTTGCTGCCAGTTGACAAGATCTTTACTGTGATAAATAGGCAATCCCGGGAAATATTCGAAAGAAGAGGTCACGAGATAAAAGTCGTCATTCACCCTACAAATACTTGGATCAGGATTAAATCCCCTTATTACAGGGTTTTTATACCCGTTTTGAGCCTGCATATTGTTGATAGCACATACGGTCATCGCTATGCAAATAATAGTTTTCACTAAATTGATTGCCCTCATATAATTATTATTTTTCATGAAAGTATCTTCCACTCAGTTTCAGAAAGGATATTTTCCCTCTTTTGCTCCTTTCAAAATGCCGTCCATCGCGTAATTGTCTTTAATTTCACCCGTATTTCGATTTACCACTCCGCCTGTCTCCCAATAGAAAGGAACCATTCCGTGATTCTTGGCTTCGCGTGTCACGGTTTCGTCGTAGAGATTGCGGGACTTGTTATGTGCCTCCTGATGTTCTCCCAATCCGGTACGCATCGTGATAGCACCATACTCACCCAGGATGACAGGGATACCTTTATCCACGAACTTCGTCTTCATTTTGGCAAACAATGATTTCATTTCTGCTTCGTCACCGGAAGTGGCATTGCGATCCGATCCGGTTACAGAGTGGGTTCCCCAGAAGTAAGCCATCCTACCCCAGCTTTCATCCTGCGTCAGACCACAGAATGTCCACGGATTGTAATAATGCACTTCGAGCATCAACCGGTTGGGCACAACATCCGTCGGCATATCGCCAAACAGATTATTGGTTATGTCGATATCGGTATTAGGGCCTTGTACAATCAGGTTGCGTACGGCATTGTTTCCGCCTGTGGCTCGCACCGCATCGATGAACGTCTGCAGGTATGATTTCAATACGACCATCTTCTGGGCGTTATCCACGTTCGGTTCGTTGGTGCCGGCAAAGAGCAGATGTTCGTCGTAATGCTTGAGCTTATTGGCGATCTGCGTCCATAAAGCATGTTGTTTCTTATTGTTTTCCTCCTGCTTGTCGGGCGTACAGTTGTTTTCCAACCATCCTCCGTCCCAATGGATATTAACGATGGCATACATACCGTTGGTAACACAATAGCCCACTGCCTCGTTTACGCGGTTCAGCCAACTATCCTTAATTTTATACGTTTCAGCATCTTCGATATACTGGTCCCATGCACACGGAATGCGTATAGCATTAAAACCGAGTTCTTTTATTTTCTTTATATAGTCTTCGGTTACTTTGGGATTACCCCAGGCCGTCTCGCCACCAATGGCTTCGAGTGTATTTCCTATATTCCAGCCCGCATACATTTTAGCCGCCAATACCAGGGCGTCGCTCTCCATTCCTACGTTCGGGATATTGCCTGCAAGCTGGTTTACGGTTACAGTTTCCGTAAGGTCTCCCAAAGTGAAGGTGATACTTCCCGTGCGAGGATCGCCATAGTTGGCTGCCACGTTAAAAGTCAGGGTTCGTTCCGTCATCGCGGCACGACTGCTTATTTCGGTAATCCAGCTATCGTTGCAGGTGACGGTAACCGCACCATTTGTCGTCAACCTGACTTCAATCTGAGTGCCCTCTCCGGTTATATCATCGAATGTAGTTGGCGTTACCATCAATCCATCGGCAGCGGTTTGAGCTACGTTTATGGTTTGGGTAATATTACCCCCTTTTACTGTTATCGTAGTGGAACGGTCATCGGTATCCGGATTGGCATCTACCGTAACAGTGTATTTATAAACGGCATCCGAAGCAGAAAAAGCCGGTGCCACCCGGCACCAGCTTTCGTCGTTACTTTTTACCTCCAATGCTACATTTGATTTTACAGACAGTGTCTCGGTTCCTCCTGTTTTGGAGAAAGTCATCTCCGATTTGGCCGGTATGATTTCCGGCGCTACCGGCTCATCATTGCCGGAACAGGCTGTCGCGTAAAAGAAAATCGCCAGGAGCAAAGAAACTCCCATAAAATATTGCCTAATGAGATCCATCATTCTATTTTTACAGAAATGTTAGTGATTCAAGTTTCGTAAGTCGTATGATTGCAACTAAAGCATTCGTCTGACGATATTTTGTGACCCATTAGTTACCCTCTTTATTCAGCTAACACGTAATGGAAGATCAAAACTTCATCATTTTCATCTCCTGCGGCAATAGAAGAGGTATAGCGTCCTAACCAGAAGCCCTGGGTATCTATATTCGATAAATTAGATCCTCCATGAGAAACAAAAAACCAGTCGGAAGAGTTTCCCGTGGGAGATTTATCATTCACAGTTCCCAGCCATGAGGCTGCTGTCCCTGCATAATCTACTAATGGTATGCTTATATTCAGTATGTTATCAGCGGCATTAATTGTCACATCACCTGTCGCAGAAT
This window of the Proteiniphilum saccharofermentans genome carries:
- a CDS encoding cellulase family glycosylhydrolase; translation: MMDLIRQYFMGVSLLLAIFFYATACSGNDEPVAPEIIPAKSEMTFSKTGGTETLSVKSNVALEVKSNDESWCRVAPAFSASDAVYKYTVTVDANPDTDDRSTTITVKGGNITQTINVAQTAADGLMVTPTTFDDITGEGTQIEVRLTTNGAVTVTCNDSWITEISSRAAMTERTLTFNVAANYGDPRTGSITFTLGDLTETVTVNQLAGNIPNVGMESDALVLAAKMYAGWNIGNTLEAIGGETAWGNPKVTEDYIKKIKELGFNAIRIPCAWDQYIEDAETYKIKDSWLNRVNEAVGYCVTNGMYAIVNIHWDGGWLENNCTPDKQEENNKKQHALWTQIANKLKHYDEHLLFAGTNEPNVDNAQKMVVLKSYLQTFIDAVRATGGNNAVRNLIVQGPNTDIDITNNLFGDMPTDVVPNRLMLEVHYYNPWTFCGLTQDESWGRMAYFWGTHSVTGSDRNATSGDEAEMKSLFAKMKTKFVDKGIPVILGEYGAITMRTGLGEHQEAHNKSRNLYDETVTREAKNHGMVPFYWETGGVVNRNTGEIKDNYAMDGILKGAKEGKYPF